A region from the Musa acuminata AAA Group cultivar baxijiao chromosome BXJ1-10, Cavendish_Baxijiao_AAA, whole genome shotgun sequence genome encodes:
- the LOC135595020 gene encoding U-box domain-containing protein 21-like yields MALPWRSRKSGQKTKPEKSVSRTEISIPMHFLCPISLELMKDPVTASTGITYDRQSIETWLGLGNTTCPVTNREMENEELIPNHSIRKVIQNWCVANRSLGVERIPTPKIPVTGSQVADMMSEIGEATRRGDPARCEQLVVKVKNLASESERNRRCFASNGTNGVLAATFNAFAGASSESPAAEILEEALEALATLLPLGEEAASRIGSPESLNRLVSILQHGSWAARLNAALVVKELLASNGAGADVIAGTKGLVEALAKLVEEPISPQAAKASLVSIFYMINRDERAASRVVDLGLVPVLIEVLVGPEKSMCEKALAVLDVLLGCGSGREKAYGHALTMPVLAKKMFRVSDMATELVVSALWKLCRDDEVGGEGRGRCLQDALQAGAFQKLLLLLQVGCGEATKERATNLLKLLNGCRGREECVDTMDFKGLRKPF; encoded by the coding sequence ATGGCCTTGCCATGGAGAAGCCGTAAATCAGGCCAGAAGACCAAGCCAGAAAAGAGCGTTTCTCGCACGGAGATCTCGATCCCGATGCACTTCTTGTGCCCGATATCGTTGGAGCTGATGAAGGACCCGGTGACGGCGTCCACGGGGATCACCTACGACCGGCAGAGCATCGAGACGTGGCTGGGGCTGGGGAACACGACGTGCCCGGTCACGAACCGGGAGATGGAGAACGAGGAGCTCATCCCGAACCATTCGATCCGGAAGGTGATACAGAATTGGTGCGTCGCCAACCGGTCCCTGGGAGTCGAGAGGATCCCCACACCTAAGATTCCCGTGACCGGATCCCAGGTGGCGGACATGATGTCGGAGATCGGTGAGGCCACCCGGCGTGGCGACCCTGCTCGGTGCGAGCAGTTGGTGGTGAAGGTCAAGAACTTGGCGAGCGAAAGCGAGCGGAACAGAAGGTGCTTCGCGTCGAATGGCACGAACGGAGTTCTGGCCGCCACCTTTAACGCATTTGCCGGTGCATCTTCCGAGTCGCCGGCGGCAGAGATTTTGGAGGAAGCCTTGGAGGCATTGGCGACGCTGTTACCGCTGGGCGAGGAAGCTGCTTCCCGCATCGGATCGCCCGAGTCCCTGAATCGCCTCGTGTCGATCTTGCAGCATGGAAGCTGGGCTGCAAGGCTCAATGCGGCTTTGGTGGTGAAGGAGCTTCTTGCATCCAACGGAGCGGGAGCAGATGTCATCGCCGGGACCAAGGGGCTGGTGGAGGCGTTGGCCAAGCTCGTCGAAGAGCCCATATCCCCTCAGGCAGCGAAGGCTTCTCTCGTCTCCATCTTCTATATGATTAACCGCGACGAGAGGGCCGCGTCAAGAGTAGTCGATCTGGGGCTGGTGCCTGTGCTCATAGAGGTCCTTGTCGGCCCCGAGAAGAGCATGTGCGAGAAAGCACTGGCCGTGCTCGACGTGCTGCTGGGCTGCGGGAGCGGCAGGGAGAAGGCCTACGGCCACGCGCTCACGATGCCGGTGCTGGCGAAGAAGATGTTCCGCGTGTCGGACATGGCCACGGAGTTGGTCGTCTCGGCGCTGTGGAAGCTGTGCAGGGACGACGAAGTGGGGGGAGAAGGGAGAGGGAGATGCTTGCAGGATGCCCTACAAGCCGGGGCCTTTCAGAAACTCCTACTTCTACTGCAGGTTGGGTGCGGTGAGGCGACCAAAGAGAGAGCTACCAATCTTCTCAAACTATTGAATGGTTGCAGGGGAAGGGAAGAATGTGTCGACACCATGGATTTCAAGGGACTTAGAAAGCCTTTTTGA